One Yimella lutea DNA window includes the following coding sequences:
- the pcrA gene encoding DNA helicase PcrA yields MSSLFDDLPLPGLTPDSASPHRAPGSSGATTDVDEHGVPTWASLGHDAPEQPRERPNRPTMRDPESLIEGLNPQQKEAVLHHGSPLLIVAGAGSGKTRVLTHRIAHLMGARGVQPGQILAITFTNKAAAEMRERVEALVGPAAKMMWVSTFHSACVRILRREATKVGLKSTFSIYDAADSQRLMAMVMRDMDLDPKRFPPRSFSHQVSNLKNELIDEETYAGQVGEGTHQERMLAEAYTMYQRRLRQANALDFDDLIMTTVHVLQAFPDVAEYYHRRFRHVLVDEYQDTNHAQYQLVKELVGHGTDDPAVGQVPPAELCVVGDADQSIYAFRGATIRNIVEFEQDYPDARTILLEQNYRSTQTILQAANAVIEKNEGRRPKNLWTDSGDGSMITGYVADSEHDEAAFVARTIDTLGDDHGVRPGDVAVFYRTNAQSRALEEVFVRVGLPYKVVGGTRFYERKEVKDALAYLRVVSNPLDTVNLRRILNTPKRGIGDRAEGCVSALAERERITFIAALGRAADAPGIATRSVAAIENFTSILEQFRMARETEGNGIGDLLEVILDKSGYLAELRASHDPQDETRIENLAELVAVAREFDESYPEGSLEDFLEQVSLVADADEIPKGDENDKGVVTLMTLHTAKGLEFPVVFLTGMEDGTFPHMRALGDPKELEEERRLAYVGITRARQRLHISRAEVRSAWGAPQYNPPSRFLDEIPRHLIDWVRVATTGMRPSSAPAVARLAARPGVKSPGNHPIPSLDAGDRVSSDSFGLGTVVRLEGSGDRTIAHIDFGGDYGVKRLALRYGKVEKI; encoded by the coding sequence ATGAGCAGCCTGTTCGACGACCTTCCCCTGCCCGGCCTGACCCCCGATTCGGCGTCACCGCACCGCGCGCCCGGTTCCTCCGGCGCGACGACGGACGTCGACGAGCACGGCGTCCCCACCTGGGCGAGCCTGGGCCACGACGCGCCCGAACAACCCCGGGAGCGGCCGAACCGTCCGACCATGCGTGACCCCGAGTCGCTGATCGAGGGACTCAACCCCCAGCAGAAGGAAGCCGTGCTGCACCACGGCTCGCCGTTGCTGATCGTCGCCGGTGCCGGCTCCGGCAAGACACGCGTGCTCACCCACCGCATCGCGCACCTGATGGGTGCGCGTGGCGTCCAGCCCGGTCAGATTCTCGCCATCACCTTCACCAACAAGGCCGCCGCCGAGATGCGCGAACGCGTCGAGGCGCTGGTCGGCCCGGCCGCCAAGATGATGTGGGTGTCCACCTTCCACTCCGCGTGCGTGCGCATCTTGCGCCGCGAGGCGACGAAGGTCGGTCTGAAGTCGACCTTCTCCATCTACGACGCGGCCGACAGCCAGCGACTGATGGCGATGGTCATGCGCGACATGGATCTCGACCCCAAGCGTTTCCCGCCGCGCTCCTTCAGCCACCAGGTGAGCAACCTCAAGAACGAGTTGATCGACGAGGAGACCTACGCCGGACAGGTGGGGGAGGGCACGCATCAGGAGCGGATGCTCGCGGAGGCGTACACGATGTACCAACGCCGCCTGCGGCAGGCGAACGCGCTCGACTTCGACGACCTCATCATGACCACCGTCCATGTGCTGCAGGCCTTTCCGGACGTCGCCGAGTACTACCACCGCCGTTTCCGGCACGTGCTGGTCGATGAGTACCAGGACACCAACCACGCGCAGTACCAACTGGTGAAGGAGTTGGTCGGGCACGGTACGGACGATCCGGCCGTCGGTCAGGTGCCGCCCGCCGAACTCTGTGTCGTCGGTGACGCCGACCAGTCGATCTACGCCTTCCGCGGCGCGACGATCCGCAACATCGTGGAGTTCGAGCAGGACTACCCGGACGCACGCACCATCTTGCTGGAGCAGAACTACCGCTCGACGCAGACCATCCTGCAGGCGGCCAACGCGGTCATTGAGAAGAACGAAGGACGCCGCCCGAAGAACCTCTGGACCGACTCCGGTGACGGGTCGATGATCACCGGCTACGTCGCCGACTCCGAACACGACGAGGCGGCCTTCGTGGCCCGCACCATCGACACGCTCGGTGACGACCATGGGGTGCGTCCGGGTGACGTCGCCGTGTTCTACCGCACTAACGCTCAGTCACGTGCGTTGGAAGAAGTGTTCGTGCGCGTCGGGCTGCCGTACAAGGTCGTCGGCGGCACCCGCTTCTACGAACGCAAGGAGGTCAAGGACGCGCTCGCCTATCTGCGCGTCGTCTCCAATCCGCTCGACACGGTTAACCTGCGCCGCATCCTCAACACTCCCAAGCGCGGCATCGGTGACCGTGCCGAAGGCTGCGTCTCCGCGCTCGCCGAGCGTGAACGGATCACTTTCATCGCCGCGCTCGGCCGAGCGGCGGACGCCCCCGGCATCGCCACCCGATCGGTGGCCGCGATCGAGAACTTCACCTCGATCCTCGAACAGTTCCGGATGGCCCGCGAGACCGAGGGCAACGGCATCGGCGACCTGCTCGAGGTGATCCTCGACAAGTCCGGCTATCTCGCCGAACTCCGTGCCAGCCATGACCCGCAGGACGAGACTCGTATCGAGAACCTCGCCGAACTGGTCGCAGTCGCAAGGGAATTCGACGAGTCTTATCCCGAAGGGTCGCTGGAGGACTTCCTCGAGCAGGTCTCGCTGGTGGCCGACGCCGACGAGATCCCGAAGGGTGACGAGAACGACAAAGGCGTCGTCACGCTGATGACTCTGCACACCGCGAAGGGCCTGGAGTTCCCGGTCGTGTTTCTCACCGGGATGGAGGACGGCACGTTCCCGCATATGCGGGCTCTGGGTGATCCGAAGGAACTCGAGGAAGAACGCCGGCTCGCCTACGTCGGCATCACCCGAGCAAGACAGAGATTGCACATTTCGCGGGCGGAGGTGCGGTCCGCCTGGGGTGCACCGCAGTACAACCCGCCCTCGCGGTTCCTCGACGAGATCCCGCGTCACCTCATCGACTGGGTGCGGGTCGCGACCACCGGAATGCGTCCGTCATCCGCGCCTGCTGTCGCCCGTCTCGCCGCGCGTCCGGGTGTGAAAAGCCCTGGTAATCATCCGATTCCGTCACTCGACGCAGGTGACCGTGTCAGTAGCGACTCCTTCGGGTTGGGCACCGTTGTCCGGCTCGAAGGCAGCGGGGATCGTACGATCGCACACATCGACTTCGGCGGTGACTACGGCGTGAAGCGTCTTGCGCTGCGGTACGGCAAGGTCGAAAAGATCTGA
- a CDS encoding GNAT family N-acetyltransferase yields MIRLVEPSEALRDSWFKSIAEFGGDHVHGYSIFGFTAEELADPDGFGRWLAQQRRNLTDPPEGFVPAALYWIVDDTDPDQVLGSLSLRLCLNDFLLEEGGHIGYGVRPSARRRGVATAALAASLGTAREHGLARVLVTCDEDNEASRRTIERCGGVLEDVRKDKRRYWISL; encoded by the coding sequence ATGATCCGCCTGGTCGAACCGTCCGAAGCTCTCCGCGACTCATGGTTTAAGTCGATCGCCGAGTTCGGCGGCGATCATGTGCACGGCTACTCGATCTTCGGGTTCACCGCAGAGGAGCTCGCTGACCCCGACGGCTTCGGACGGTGGTTGGCACAGCAACGTCGTAACCTCACCGACCCACCGGAGGGTTTCGTCCCTGCCGCGCTGTACTGGATCGTCGATGACACCGACCCGGATCAGGTGCTGGGCTCGCTCAGCCTCCGCCTCTGCCTCAACGACTTCCTACTCGAGGAGGGTGGGCACATCGGCTATGGCGTGCGCCCGTCAGCGCGTCGGCGTGGGGTCGCGACTGCGGCACTCGCTGCCTCGCTCGGCACGGCGCGCGAGCACGGACTGGCCCGGGTGCTGGTGACCTGCGACGAGGACAACGAGGCTTCACGACGCACGATCGAGCGATGCGGCGGTGTGCTGGAGGACGTGCGCAAGGACAAGCGCCGCTACTGGATCTCGCTCTAG
- a CDS encoding serine hydrolase domain-containing protein, producing the protein MEIESSLRHELITRQRRHRAPSVSIALIRDGEVVWSDAAGHPTGRRDSPTATPQTPYRIGSITKTFVAVAVLQLVRDGAVALDDPITDHLPELDESVRGVTVGSLLNHSSGLHAETQGPWWERSDGLTWKQLLPSVRRAHRPGARFHYSNVGYAVAGELVARQRKSCWFDAVRNGILDPLELTRTTYERPDDAAPGWAVHPHADLLHDEPTHDSRAMAPAGQLWSTVGDLAAWARFLARGDERVLPDDLRLDMHVPGVVDDTPGGRWSRAYGLGLDVFNIDGRRFIGHGGSMPGYLAALRIDPVTGDGFAVQANTTGNFDLDLGYDLLKRFDELSPRDDKPWTATGSIESLNITGTWFWGPREHVATLHGGVLELRPVRVGRGSRFAMRDGVWVGLEDYYAGERLQMHVEDGAQYLDLGSFRFTRTPYDPDADLPGGAHPDGWH; encoded by the coding sequence GTGGAAATCGAGTCTTCGCTGCGCCATGAACTGATCACCCGCCAACGCCGGCACCGTGCCCCGTCGGTGTCGATTGCGCTGATCCGTGACGGTGAGGTCGTCTGGTCGGATGCCGCCGGGCATCCGACCGGACGCCGCGACTCCCCTACCGCGACCCCGCAGACGCCGTACCGGATCGGATCGATCACCAAGACCTTCGTCGCCGTCGCCGTCCTGCAATTGGTGCGAGACGGCGCAGTCGCCCTCGACGACCCGATCACCGACCACCTTCCGGAGCTGGACGAGTCCGTGCGGGGGGTCACCGTCGGGTCGCTGCTCAACCATTCCAGCGGACTCCATGCCGAGACGCAGGGGCCGTGGTGGGAACGCAGCGACGGGCTCACCTGGAAGCAACTGCTGCCCAGCGTGCGCCGGGCGCACCGTCCCGGAGCACGGTTCCACTACTCCAACGTCGGGTACGCGGTCGCCGGTGAACTCGTTGCCCGGCAACGAAAGTCGTGCTGGTTCGATGCCGTCCGAAACGGAATCCTCGACCCGCTCGAGCTGACCCGCACGACCTACGAACGACCGGACGACGCCGCACCCGGATGGGCGGTCCACCCGCACGCCGATCTGCTGCACGACGAACCCACACACGATTCCCGAGCGATGGCCCCTGCCGGCCAGTTGTGGTCGACCGTCGGCGATCTCGCGGCCTGGGCGCGGTTCCTCGCACGTGGTGACGAACGCGTTCTGCCCGACGACCTCCGCCTCGACATGCACGTCCCCGGCGTCGTCGACGACACACCGGGCGGACGCTGGTCGCGCGCCTACGGGCTCGGCCTGGACGTCTTCAACATCGACGGACGCCGGTTCATCGGCCACGGCGGTTCGATGCCCGGCTACCTTGCGGCGCTCCGCATCGACCCAGTGACCGGGGACGGCTTCGCCGTGCAGGCAAACACGACCGGCAACTTCGATCTCGACCTGGGTTACGACCTGCTCAAGCGGTTCGACGAGCTGAGTCCACGCGACGATAAGCCTTGGACCGCAACGGGATCCATCGAGTCACTCAACATCACGGGAACCTGGTTCTGGGGGCCGCGGGAGCATGTTGCAACGTTGCACGGCGGCGTCCTCGAACTTCGTCCGGTACGAGTCGGCCGCGGTTCCCGGTTCGCGATGAGGGACGGCGTTTGGGTCGGGCTGGAGGACTACTACGCCGGCGAGCGACTGCAGATGCACGTCGAGGATGGCGCGCAGTACCTCGATCTCGGCAGCTTCCGGTTCACCCGGACGCCGTACGACCCGGACGCCGACCTGCCCGGCGGCGCACACCCGGACGGCTGGCACTGA
- a CDS encoding MGMT family protein produces the protein MAQAVGHSVGHNPISLVVPCHRVVGSEIR, from the coding sequence ATGGCGCAGGCGGTCGGCCACAGTGTGGGGCACAACCCGATCAGCCTCGTCGTGCCGTGCCACCGGGTCGTCGGCTCGGAGATTCGCTGA